A genomic window from Methylorubrum extorquens includes:
- a CDS encoding YoaK family protein, producing the protein MTRPWQIGFGVVLTALAGFVDALGFIRLGGLYTSLMSGNTTQLAVSLGHGEPLGAVLPALLIGAFLVGAVSGGAIAALCPPRWVTPAVLGLEAVALTAAVALAAEHAHVGVASLFLALAMGGQNAVLAHVQGFRAGTTFVTGALFAFGQKAALALAGRGPRLGWVGDGSVWLSLLVGAVAGTLAHAHLGIVALAIPACVAAGLCLAATLFTLSYRRAPVPLTKI; encoded by the coding sequence GTGACCCGACCCTGGCAGATCGGCTTCGGCGTCGTGCTCACGGCGCTCGCCGGATTCGTGGACGCGCTCGGCTTCATCCGGCTCGGCGGCCTCTACACCTCGCTCATGAGCGGGAACACGACGCAGCTCGCCGTCTCGCTGGGCCATGGTGAGCCGCTCGGCGCCGTGCTGCCGGCGCTGCTGATCGGCGCCTTCCTCGTCGGCGCGGTCTCGGGGGGCGCCATCGCCGCCCTGTGCCCGCCGCGCTGGGTCACGCCCGCGGTGCTCGGCCTGGAAGCCGTCGCCTTGACGGCGGCGGTCGCCCTGGCCGCCGAGCACGCCCATGTCGGCGTGGCCTCGCTGTTCCTGGCGCTCGCCATGGGCGGGCAGAATGCGGTGCTCGCCCATGTCCAGGGCTTTCGCGCTGGCACCACCTTCGTCACGGGCGCGCTGTTCGCGTTCGGCCAGAAGGCGGCGCTGGCGCTCGCCGGGCGAGGGCCCCGGCTGGGCTGGGTCGGCGACGGCTCGGTCTGGCTCTCGCTCCTCGTCGGGGCGGTTGCGGGCACGCTCGCCCATGCGCATCTCGGAATCGTGGCCCTGGCGATTCCCGCCTGCGTCGCGGCCGGGCTATGTCTGGCCGCAACGCTGTTCACCCTGTCCTACCGGCGCGCGCCGGTGCCGCTGACCAAGATCTGA
- a CDS encoding response regulator — MIPFACVPAALPPFSLAPHADTILVVEDEFFVCELAAEALLDEGYRVLTAADAEEAEAILSSEHVDLLFTDIDLARNTNGIALARSARRSLPRLPVVYTSGGRDGLSAAEAVNESVFMPKPYRASQLVAVTNDLLRHRD, encoded by the coding sequence ATGATCCCCTTCGCCTGCGTCCCCGCTGCCCTGCCGCCGTTCTCCCTGGCGCCGCATGCCGACACGATCCTCGTGGTCGAGGACGAGTTCTTCGTCTGCGAGCTGGCCGCCGAGGCCCTGCTCGACGAAGGCTACCGGGTGCTGACCGCGGCCGACGCGGAGGAGGCTGAGGCGATCCTGTCGAGCGAGCACGTGGACCTGCTCTTCACCGATATCGATCTGGCCCGCAACACGAACGGCATCGCGCTGGCCCGCAGCGCCCGTCGCAGCCTGCCGCGCCTGCCGGTGGTCTACACCTCCGGCGGCCGCGACGGCCTCTCCGCCGCCGAGGCCGTGAACGAATCGGTGTTCATGCCCAAACCCTACCGCGCGTCGCAGCTCGTGGCCGTGACCAACGACCTGCTGCGCCACCGCGACTGA
- a CDS encoding photosystem reaction center subunit H — MRRLITCAFLMLAAIPAARAECNVEDTGLEPTIAAKKELQEVKNAQIVRDLRTLRDAAIVLESYGFPDECKRLVAIVKGLAAKPDDTIKRSSDTDEEKAEEIQESREPKAPRAR, encoded by the coding sequence ATGCGTCGCCTGATTACCTGCGCCTTCCTGATGCTCGCCGCGATTCCGGCCGCCCGAGCCGAATGCAATGTCGAGGATACCGGGCTCGAACCGACGATCGCGGCGAAGAAGGAACTTCAGGAGGTCAAGAACGCCCAGATCGTGCGCGACCTGCGGACTCTGCGCGATGCCGCGATCGTGCTCGAATCCTACGGCTTCCCGGACGAGTGCAAGCGCCTTGTCGCCATCGTGAAGGGTCTGGCCGCCAAGCCCGACGACACGATCAAGCGCAGCAGCGACACCGACGAGGAGAAGGCCGAGGAGATCCAGGAATCCCGCGAGCCGAAGGCGCCCCGCGCACGCTGA
- the bioD gene encoding dethiobiotin synthase, with amino-acid sequence MPPPALFVVGAGTEIGKTYTTAALVRRLRGQDRRVRALKPLASGVPPLDHPDFAESDTGRLLAAQGLAVTPETVEACSPWRFAAPLAPDLAAAREGRSLGLPELVAWCGARLAEADDGETVVIEGVGGLMSPITEGATGLDWLRSQGIPSLLVSGSYLGAISHALTAVETLRAHGIPLVGIVVSESEGAPIPPETVAGQIARYVSVPVVCLRRGGDFPVGLAALD; translated from the coding sequence ATGCCTCCGCCCGCCTTGTTCGTCGTCGGCGCCGGCACCGAGATCGGCAAGACCTACACCACCGCCGCACTCGTCCGCCGTCTGCGCGGGCAGGACCGGCGGGTGCGGGCGCTGAAGCCGCTCGCGAGCGGCGTTCCCCCGCTCGACCATCCCGACTTCGCCGAGAGCGACACCGGGCGCCTGCTCGCGGCGCAGGGGCTCGCCGTCACGCCGGAAACGGTCGAGGCCTGTTCGCCCTGGCGCTTCGCCGCGCCGCTGGCACCCGACCTCGCCGCCGCCCGCGAGGGGCGCAGCCTCGGGCTGCCTGAGCTTGTCGCGTGGTGCGGCGCGCGTCTGGCCGAGGCCGATGACGGTGAGACCGTGGTGATCGAGGGCGTCGGCGGTTTGATGAGCCCGATCACCGAGGGCGCCACCGGCCTCGACTGGCTGAGATCGCAGGGAATTCCGTCGCTGCTCGTATCCGGCAGCTATCTCGGCGCCATCAGCCACGCGCTGACGGCCGTCGAGACGCTGAGGGCGCATGGCATCCCACTCGTCGGCATCGTCGTCAGCGAGAGCGAGGGGGCACCGATCCCCCCTGAAACCGTGGCCGGGCAGATCGCGCGCTATGTTTCCGTACCGGTCGTCTGCCTGAGGCGCGGCGGGGATTTTCCGGTTGGGCTCGCCGCGCTGGATTGA
- a CDS encoding ferredoxin--NADP reductase, with protein MSKYNEERVLSVHHWTDTLFSFRTTRDPSFRFRNGEFTMIGIEVEGRPLLRAYSVVSANYEEELEFFSIKVPNGPLTSKLQHLKVGDPIMIGKKPTGTLVLDNLLPGKNLYLLGTGTGLAPFLSIIKDPETYDRFEKVVLIHGCRQVQELAYGETITETLPKHEFLGEMIANQLIYYPTVTREPFRNRGRITDLMTSGKLFEDIGLPPMSIENDRFMLCGSPEMIKDTRELLTSLGYEEGNHGEAAHYVIEKAFVEK; from the coding sequence ATGAGCAAGTACAACGAGGAGCGCGTCCTCTCCGTCCACCACTGGACCGACACGCTCTTCTCCTTCCGCACGACGCGCGATCCTTCGTTCCGTTTCCGCAACGGCGAGTTCACGATGATCGGCATCGAGGTCGAGGGTCGGCCGCTGCTGCGTGCGTACTCGGTGGTCTCGGCCAATTACGAGGAGGAGCTGGAGTTCTTCTCAATTAAGGTGCCGAACGGTCCGCTCACCTCGAAGCTCCAGCACCTCAAGGTCGGCGATCCGATCATGATCGGCAAGAAGCCGACCGGCACGCTGGTGCTCGACAACCTGCTGCCCGGCAAGAACCTCTACCTGCTCGGCACCGGCACGGGGCTCGCCCCCTTCCTGTCGATCATCAAGGATCCGGAGACCTACGACCGCTTCGAGAAGGTCGTGCTGATCCACGGCTGCCGTCAGGTGCAGGAACTGGCCTACGGCGAGACCATCACCGAGACGCTGCCGAAGCACGAGTTCCTCGGCGAGATGATCGCCAACCAGCTGATCTACTACCCGACGGTCACCCGCGAGCCGTTCCGCAACCGCGGCCGGATCACCGACCTGATGACCTCGGGCAAGCTGTTCGAGGATATCGGCCTGCCGCCGATGTCGATCGAGAACGACCGCTTCATGCTGTGCGGCAGTCCTGAGATGATCAAGGACACCCGCGAGCTGCTGACGAGCCTCGGCTACGAGGAGGGCAACCACGGCGAGGCGGCCCACTACGTGATCGAGAAGGCCTTCGTCGAGAAGTAG
- a CDS encoding ring-cleaving dioxygenase, with amino-acid sequence MQLTGLHHVTAITAQAADNLAFYSRVLGLRLVKKTVNQDDVSAYHLFYADGRASPGTDITFFDWPAPAEHRGTDSISRTLLRVGGAGSFDWWREHLARQGVNHGSAIERDGRLTLDFEDGEGQRLSLVDDGGVGEAHPWAGSPVPAEHQIRGLGPIRLTVSQPERTEAVLTQVLGFRRARTFELPEGEVTVFETGEGGPAAEVQLLKGTGAPARQGAGAVHHVAFRIPDADYDAWADRLKQRRVPSSGPVDRYYFRSLYFREPNGILFEIATDGPGFATDETMESLGERLALPPFLEPRRAEIEAGLKPL; translated from the coding sequence ATGCAGCTCACCGGACTCCACCACGTCACCGCCATCACGGCGCAGGCGGCCGACAACCTCGCCTTCTACTCCCGCGTGCTGGGGCTCCGGCTGGTCAAGAAGACCGTCAATCAGGACGATGTGTCGGCCTACCACCTGTTCTACGCCGACGGCCGCGCCTCGCCCGGCACCGACATCACCTTCTTCGACTGGCCGGCGCCCGCTGAGCACCGCGGCACCGACAGCATCTCGCGCACGCTGCTGCGCGTCGGCGGTGCGGGAAGCTTCGACTGGTGGCGCGAGCATCTCGCCCGCCAAGGCGTGAACCACGGGTCGGCGATCGAGCGGGACGGGCGTCTCACCCTCGATTTCGAGGACGGCGAGGGCCAGCGCCTCAGCCTCGTAGATGATGGCGGCGTGGGAGAAGCGCATCCCTGGGCGGGCAGCCCGGTGCCGGCCGAGCATCAGATCCGGGGGCTAGGGCCGATCCGCCTTACCGTCTCGCAGCCCGAGCGCACCGAAGCGGTGCTGACGCAGGTTCTCGGTTTTCGCCGCGCCCGGACCTTCGAGCTGCCCGAGGGCGAGGTGACGGTGTTCGAGACCGGCGAGGGCGGTCCCGCCGCGGAGGTCCAGCTTCTCAAGGGGACAGGCGCGCCGGCCCGCCAGGGCGCGGGCGCCGTCCACCACGTCGCCTTCCGCATCCCGGATGCCGATTACGACGCCTGGGCCGATCGCCTGAAGCAGCGCCGCGTCCCCTCTAGCGGCCCCGTGGACCGCTACTACTTCCGCAGCCTGTACTTCCGTGAGCCGAACGGCATCCTGTTCGAGATCGCCACCGACGGGCCGGGCTTCGCCACCGACGAGACGATGGAATCACTTGGCGAGCGTCTCGCACTGCCGCCGTTCCTCGAACCGCGCCGGGCGGAGATCGAAGCAGGGCTGAAGCCGCTGTAA
- a CDS encoding M16 family metallopeptidase translates to MNLAETGTRAATSPTQALPLAAAPGIEAWHVASPVVPMIALSFTFEGGAAQDVEGKAGTAQMMARLLDEGAGDLDSDAFQEALAARAIELSFHTGPDSIGGSLKTLLTHADEAIRLLALSLAEPRFDQPAIERVRAQMIASLRYQQNDPGVLASRRYFREAFPGHAYGRSSAGTIETLSAITRDDLVALHRAVIGRGSLKVAAVGAFDEATITGMIARAFGALPEAGPLKSIPPTAINELGRRIVVDLDVPQSVIRFGMPGVAWRDPDFIPAYVLNHILGGGAFTSRLFQEVREKRGLAYSVGTSLTSHRAVAMTWGYTATKNERVVEALDVIGDEIQRLITEGPSDEELQKAKDYLTGSYALGFDTSTKIANQLVQIAFEGLGMDYIARRNDLVASVTQADIRRAGARTLGDGKMLVVAAGRPTGL, encoded by the coding sequence ATGAATCTCGCCGAGACCGGCACCCGCGCCGCGACGTCGCCGACCCAGGCGCTGCCGCTTGCGGCCGCCCCCGGCATCGAGGCTTGGCACGTCGCCTCGCCGGTGGTGCCGATGATCGCGCTCTCCTTCACCTTCGAGGGCGGCGCTGCGCAGGACGTGGAGGGCAAGGCGGGCACCGCGCAGATGATGGCGCGGCTGCTCGACGAGGGCGCGGGCGACCTCGACTCGGACGCCTTCCAAGAGGCGCTCGCGGCCCGCGCAATCGAGCTGAGCTTCCACACCGGCCCCGATTCCATCGGCGGGTCGCTCAAGACGCTGCTCACCCACGCCGATGAGGCGATCCGCCTGCTGGCCCTGTCGCTGGCCGAGCCGCGCTTCGATCAGCCCGCAATCGAGCGCGTGCGGGCGCAGATGATCGCCAGCCTGCGCTACCAGCAGAACGATCCCGGCGTGCTCGCCTCCCGGCGCTACTTCCGCGAGGCCTTCCCGGGGCACGCCTACGGCCGCTCCTCGGCGGGCACCATCGAGACCCTGTCGGCGATCACTCGCGACGACCTCGTGGCCCTGCATCGGGCCGTGATCGGCCGCGGCAGCCTGAAGGTCGCGGCTGTGGGTGCCTTCGACGAGGCGACGATCACCGGCATGATCGCCCGCGCCTTCGGCGCTCTGCCCGAGGCAGGCCCGCTCAAATCCATTCCGCCGACCGCGATCAACGAACTCGGCCGCCGCATCGTCGTCGATCTCGACGTGCCGCAATCGGTGATCCGCTTCGGCATGCCGGGCGTGGCGTGGCGCGACCCCGACTTCATCCCGGCCTATGTGCTGAACCACATCCTGGGCGGCGGCGCCTTCACCTCGCGCCTGTTCCAGGAAGTGCGCGAGAAGCGCGGCCTGGCCTACTCGGTCGGCACCTCGCTGACCTCGCATCGCGCGGTCGCCATGACCTGGGGCTACACCGCCACCAAGAACGAGCGCGTGGTCGAAGCCCTCGACGTGATCGGCGACGAGATCCAGCGCCTCATCACCGAAGGCCCCTCCGACGAGGAGTTGCAGAAGGCCAAGGACTACCTCACGGGCTCCTACGCCCTCGGCTTCGACACCTCCACCAAGATCGCCAACCAACTGGTGCAGATCGCCTTCGAGGGGCTCGGCATGGACTACATCGCCCGTCGGAACGACCTCGTGGCGAGCGTGACCCAGGCCGACATCCGCCGGGCCGGCGCGCGCACGCTCGGCGACGGCAAGATGCTGGTCGTCGCCGCGGGACGGCCCACGGGGCTGTAA
- a CDS encoding M16 family metallopeptidase: MHLYRKAIAPVGPQRGLNHAGRVDAAPFGRSEAGGPEVSAFVLDNGLDVVVVPDHRAPVATHMVWYRNGSADDPIGQSGIAHFLEHLMFKGTEAHPAGAFSKAVSSLGGQENAFTSYDYTAYFQRVARDHLSTMMAFEADRMSGLVLDDAVVAPERDVVLEERRMRVETDPSAQLSEAMAASLFVHHPYGIPIIGWMHEIEELNRSHAIDYYKRFYTPENAILVVAGDVTPDEVRRLAEDTYGRVTPQGARPQRLRPREPEPRAMRRIAVADPKVEQPTLQRLYLTPSCMTARDGEGYALELLAEVIGGGATSFLYRKLVLEMGVAVNAGAWYMGSAMDDTRFAVYAVPAEGVTLEALEEHIDRVLRRVPEALGAEAIERAKIRLVAETVYSSDSQSSLARIYGSALAIGETVEEVRRWPVEIDAVTHDRLVAVAARYLVPARSVTGYLTKARDTDVTIA, encoded by the coding sequence ATGCACCTCTACCGGAAGGCCATCGCGCCCGTAGGACCGCAGCGAGGCCTGAATCACGCCGGCCGCGTGGACGCCGCCCCGTTCGGGCGCTCCGAGGCCGGCGGCCCGGAGGTTTCCGCCTTCGTGCTCGACAACGGGCTCGACGTGGTGGTGGTGCCCGATCACCGGGCGCCGGTCGCCACGCACATGGTCTGGTACCGCAACGGCTCCGCCGATGATCCGATCGGCCAGTCTGGCATCGCCCACTTCCTCGAACACCTGATGTTCAAGGGCACCGAAGCGCATCCGGCGGGCGCCTTCTCGAAGGCGGTCTCGTCGCTCGGCGGTCAGGAGAACGCCTTCACCAGCTACGACTACACCGCCTATTTCCAGCGCGTCGCCCGCGATCACCTCTCGACGATGATGGCCTTCGAGGCCGACCGGATGAGCGGCCTCGTCCTCGACGACGCCGTGGTGGCGCCGGAGCGCGACGTGGTGCTGGAAGAGCGCCGGATGCGGGTCGAGACCGATCCCTCGGCGCAGCTCTCCGAGGCGATGGCCGCCTCGCTGTTCGTGCACCATCCCTACGGCATCCCGATCATCGGCTGGATGCACGAGATCGAGGAGCTGAACCGCAGCCACGCCATCGACTACTACAAGCGCTTCTACACCCCCGAGAACGCGATCCTCGTGGTGGCCGGCGACGTGACGCCGGACGAGGTGCGGCGTCTGGCCGAGGACACCTACGGCCGTGTGACGCCGCAGGGCGCGCGGCCCCAGCGGCTGCGCCCGCGCGAGCCGGAGCCGCGGGCGATGCGCCGGATCGCGGTGGCCGACCCGAAGGTCGAGCAGCCGACCCTGCAGCGCCTCTACCTCACCCCCTCCTGCATGACCGCCCGCGACGGCGAGGGCTACGCGCTCGAACTGCTCGCCGAGGTCATCGGCGGCGGCGCGACCTCGTTCCTCTACCGCAAGCTGGTGCTGGAGATGGGCGTCGCGGTGAATGCCGGGGCTTGGTACATGGGCTCGGCCATGGATGACACGCGCTTTGCCGTCTACGCCGTGCCGGCCGAGGGCGTGACCCTGGAGGCGCTCGAAGAGCATATCGATCGCGTGCTGCGCCGCGTCCCCGAGGCGCTCGGCGCCGAGGCGATCGAGCGGGCCAAGATCCGGCTCGTGGCCGAGACGGTCTATTCCTCCGATTCGCAGAGTTCGCTCGCGCGCATCTACGGCTCGGCGCTTGCCATCGGCGAGACCGTCGAGGAGGTGCGCCGCTGGCCGGTCGAGATCGATGCGGTCACCCATGACCGGCTCGTCGCGGTCGCCGCCCGCTACCTCGTGCCCGCCCGCTCGGTGACCGGCTACCTCACCAAGGCGCGCGACACGGACGTGACGATCGCCTGA
- the lspA gene encoding signal peptidase II produces the protein MTPFRAGLIALLATLVLDQASKLWLYFGTDLVMTQPWRLAPFADFVVVWNRGVSYGLFQQEGGLGRWLLVAISLAAAIGLSVWMRRAGSRLLAVALGLIVGGALGNAIDRAAYGAVFDFVHLHAGGWSWYVFNVADAAIVAGVICLILDSLRPAQRAPATDVAGNGGRPQA, from the coding sequence GTGACCCCCTTTCGCGCCGGCCTGATCGCTTTGCTGGCCACGCTGGTGCTCGATCAGGCCTCCAAGCTCTGGCTCTATTTCGGCACCGACCTCGTGATGACGCAGCCCTGGCGGCTGGCGCCGTTCGCGGATTTCGTCGTGGTCTGGAATCGGGGAGTCTCCTACGGCCTGTTCCAGCAGGAGGGCGGTCTCGGGCGCTGGCTGCTGGTGGCGATCTCGCTTGCCGCCGCCATCGGCCTGTCGGTGTGGATGCGCCGGGCCGGCTCGCGGCTGCTTGCGGTGGCGCTCGGCCTCATCGTCGGCGGCGCGCTGGGCAACGCCATCGACCGGGCGGCCTACGGGGCGGTGTTCGACTTCGTTCACCTGCACGCGGGCGGCTGGTCCTGGTACGTGTTCAACGTGGCGGATGCGGCCATCGTCGCGGGCGTCATCTGCCTGATCCTCGACAGCCTGCGGCCGGCCCAGCGCGCGCCGGCCACGGACGTCGCCGGGAACGGCGGCCGTCCCCAGGCTTGA
- the ileS gene encoding isoleucine--tRNA ligase yields MSDQTDAAPVAARDYSRTLFLPKTDFPMRAGLPTREPLLLERWKDIGLYEKIRAAAKGRPRFVLHDGPPYANGNIHIGHALNKILKDVIVRSQGALGRDADYVPGWDCHGLPIEWKIEEQYRAKGKNKDEVPVLEFRQQCRAFAADWLNTQRDEFKRLGVTGDWDRPYSTMAYPAEARIAAELMKFAASGQLYRGSKPVMWSVVEKTALAEAEVEYEEHVSDTVFVAFPIREGAPAELTGARVVIWTTTPWTLPANRAVAYSKRVAYGLYRVTEAADDNWAKVGESYLLADALAEGVFKAARVEAYERVADVPAANLAGLILSHPLGTFDPGYGFPVPMLEGEHVTDEAGTGFVHTAPSHGREDFEVWMANGRRLTEAGIDTRIPYTVDADGRLTAEAPGFTGRFVFTAKGEKGDANKALIAALTEVGALVARGVLRHQYPHSWRSKKPVLFRNTPQWFIAMDRPVDALGNRTLRETALHAIEQTQWVPPQGKNRINGMVAGRPDWVVSRQRAWGVPITVFVERETGAVLRDAAVNARVAEAFAAEGADAWFAEGATERFLAPGYDPANYEKVTDVLDVWFDSGSTHAFVLDDAQAFPGLAGIRRAVDGGPDTVMYLEGSDQHRGWFQSSLLESCGTRGHAPYDVVLTHGFVLDAKGEKMSKSRGNVVAPQNVIKESGADILRLWVAAADYSDDLRIGPEIVKTFAETYRKLRNSLRWMLGSLAHRVPGDDVPFTEMPELERFILHRLAQLDGEIRDAYAAFDTKRIVALLNGFMTGDLSAFYFDVRKDALYCDPISSVTRRAALQVIDEAFRRVVIWLAPVLAFTAEEAWLDRYPSQDSSVHLQTLPETPAEWRDDGLAARWQKIRKVRRVVTGALEIERAAKRIGASLEAAPTVYVSDSDLLAALDGVDFADTCITSAITVRAGEGPADAFRLDEVKGVAVVPERAEGIKCARSWRVTPEVGSDPAYPDVTPRDARALREWDAVHPEAA; encoded by the coding sequence ATGAGCGACCAGACCGACGCCGCCCCCGTGGCTGCCCGCGATTATTCGCGGACCCTGTTCCTGCCGAAGACCGATTTTCCGATGCGCGCGGGGCTGCCGACCCGCGAGCCGCTCCTGCTCGAGCGCTGGAAGGATATCGGCCTCTACGAAAAGATCCGCGCCGCCGCGAAGGGCCGTCCGCGCTTCGTGCTGCATGATGGCCCGCCCTACGCCAACGGCAACATCCATATCGGGCACGCGCTCAACAAGATCCTGAAGGACGTCATCGTCCGCTCGCAGGGCGCGCTCGGCCGCGACGCGGATTACGTGCCGGGCTGGGACTGCCACGGCCTGCCGATCGAGTGGAAGATCGAGGAGCAGTATCGCGCCAAGGGCAAGAACAAGGACGAGGTGCCGGTGCTGGAATTCCGCCAGCAATGCCGGGCTTTTGCGGCGGACTGGCTGAACACACAGAGAGACGAGTTCAAGCGGCTCGGCGTCACCGGCGACTGGGATCGTCCCTACTCGACCATGGCTTATCCGGCCGAGGCGCGCATCGCCGCGGAGCTGATGAAGTTCGCCGCCTCCGGCCAGCTCTATCGCGGCTCGAAGCCGGTGATGTGGTCGGTGGTGGAGAAGACCGCGCTCGCCGAGGCCGAGGTCGAGTACGAGGAGCATGTCAGCGACACGGTGTTCGTGGCGTTCCCGATCCGCGAGGGCGCTCCGGCGGAACTGACTGGCGCACGTGTCGTGATCTGGACGACCACGCCCTGGACGCTGCCGGCCAACCGCGCCGTCGCCTACTCGAAACGCGTCGCCTACGGGCTCTACCGCGTCACGGAAGCGGCGGACGACAACTGGGCCAAGGTCGGCGAAAGCTACCTGCTCGCCGACGCGCTGGCCGAAGGCGTGTTCAAGGCCGCTCGCGTCGAGGCCTACGAGCGCGTGGCCGATGTGCCGGCGGCGAATCTCGCCGGGCTCATCCTGTCGCATCCGCTTGGCACCTTCGATCCCGGCTACGGCTTTCCGGTGCCGATGCTGGAGGGCGAGCACGTCACCGACGAGGCCGGCACCGGTTTCGTCCACACGGCGCCGAGCCACGGTCGCGAGGATTTCGAGGTCTGGATGGCCAATGGCCGCCGCCTCACGGAAGCCGGCATCGACACCCGCATCCCCTACACCGTCGATGCCGACGGCCGGCTGACCGCGGAGGCGCCGGGCTTCACCGGCCGCTTCGTCTTCACCGCCAAGGGTGAGAAGGGCGACGCGAACAAGGCGCTCATCGCCGCGCTCACCGAGGTCGGCGCGCTGGTCGCCCGCGGGGTCCTGCGCCACCAGTACCCGCATTCCTGGCGCTCGAAGAAGCCGGTCCTGTTCCGCAACACGCCGCAATGGTTCATCGCCATGGACCGGCCGGTGGATGCGCTCGGCAACCGCACGCTCCGCGAGACGGCGCTCCACGCCATCGAGCAGACGCAGTGGGTTCCGCCGCAGGGCAAGAACCGCATCAACGGCATGGTCGCCGGCCGGCCGGATTGGGTGGTCTCGCGCCAGCGCGCTTGGGGTGTGCCGATCACCGTCTTCGTCGAGCGCGAGACCGGGGCGGTGCTGCGCGACGCTGCGGTGAACGCCCGCGTCGCCGAAGCCTTTGCGGCGGAAGGCGCGGATGCGTGGTTCGCGGAGGGCGCCACCGAGCGCTTCCTGGCGCCCGGTTACGATCCGGCGAACTACGAGAAGGTGACCGACGTCCTCGACGTGTGGTTCGATTCCGGCTCGACCCACGCCTTCGTGCTGGACGACGCACAAGCCTTCCCCGGCCTTGCCGGCATCCGCCGCGCCGTCGATGGCGGGCCGGATACGGTGATGTATCTCGAAGGCTCCGACCAGCATCGTGGCTGGTTCCAGTCCTCGCTGCTCGAATCCTGCGGCACGCGCGGCCACGCCCCCTACGACGTGGTGCTCACCCACGGCTTCGTCCTCGATGCCAAGGGCGAGAAGATGTCGAAGTCGCGCGGCAACGTCGTCGCGCCGCAGAACGTCATCAAGGAATCGGGCGCCGACATCCTCCGCCTCTGGGTCGCCGCGGCCGATTATTCCGACGACCTGCGCATCGGTCCGGAGATCGTGAAGACCTTCGCCGAGACCTACCGCAAGCTGCGCAACTCTCTGCGCTGGATGCTCGGCTCGCTCGCCCACCGGGTTCCCGGCGACGACGTGCCCTTCACCGAGATGCCGGAGCTGGAGCGCTTCATCCTGCATCGCCTCGCCCAACTCGACGGCGAGATCCGCGACGCTTACGCGGCCTTCGACACCAAGCGGATCGTCGCGCTGCTCAACGGCTTCATGACCGGCGACCTCTCGGCCTTCTACTTCGACGTGCGCAAGGACGCGCTCTACTGCGATCCGATCTCCTCAGTGACCCGCCGGGCCGCACTTCAGGTCATCGACGAGGCGTTCCGCCGGGTCGTGATCTGGCTCGCGCCTGTCCTCGCTTTCACGGCCGAGGAAGCGTGGCTCGACCGCTACCCGTCGCAGGACAGCTCGGTGCATCTCCAGACCCTGCCGGAGACGCCCGCCGAATGGCGCGACGACGGCCTCGCCGCCCGCTGGCAGAAGATCCGCAAGGTCCGCCGCGTCGTCACCGGCGCGCTCGAGATCGAGCGCGCGGCCAAGCGCATCGGCGCCAGCCTGGAAGCCGCACCGACCGTCTACGTGTCGGATTCCGATCTTCTGGCCGCGCTCGACGGCGTGGACTTCGCCGACACCTGCATCACCTCGGCGATCACGGTTCGCGCCGGTGAGGGCCCGGCCGACGCGTTCCGCCTCGACGAGGTGAAGGGCGTGGCCGTGGTGCCCGAGCGGGCCGAGGGCATCAAATGCGCCCGTTCCTGGCGTGTGACACCCGAGGTCGGCAGCGATCCTGCTTATCCCGACGTGACGCCCCGCGACGCGCGGGCCCTGCGGGAGTGGGACGCCGTCCATCCGGAGGCGGCGTGA